CAGTAAAAGCAGTGGTGGACATTGTGTTGATGGGAACACTGAACGTGACGACAGAAGTGTGCAAAAGAGCGATGAAAGCTAATCAGGGGTGTACAGTACTCAGCATCACAACTCCGTACGCCAGGTATACAGAAACGCAATCATTGCTGTGAGCGCCTAACGACCGTAAGATGCCCTTGATTCTGACACAACTGTTTTTGTTTCGAGAGATCCAGAGTGTGCATCAGAGATCCAAAGTCCAGCCTGACGCACAAGGTTACAGCACATGTTTCACTTTCGTCCGTTAGAATACAACCACAGACATCCTTACTTTTATTCCATTCCGGAAACCCTCAACACTTCGTAATAAAATCAGTTTCCGTTTCATAAGTGCTATAGTCTCCGAACGACCTAAAGCTTCAGAGCAgtagcgtaagcggctgtgcagGAAGCGGCATGGTGtatagcggttgcgatcgatgAGGGACCGTCGCTAAAACAACCCAAACGGTCCGGGTGAAGTTAACAACGGTCCCGTTTCGGTCCCAACCGGCCACTTCACTGCACCTACCCCACTCCTTACGCTGCTGCACACAgcatcaggtcgttttgacccgggaatgcaattaaaaatattacaaattaCGAAAGGAAAGGATAGAATTCCGATTTCAGTTTTTGTCAGGCACGGAGGAGCTTTCGTTCTACCTTCCGCTGTGTCCAAGGCAGGAGTGGAGAACATGACGAGATCACTAGCGTCCGAATGGGCCAAATATGGTATCCGTTTCAACGTTATCGCTCCAGGACCTATTCCGACCAAGGTATAAGCTGCTATCTTTCTATGATATTCTTAAATTAAGCGTTCGAGTGGTTTTTTGATGTTGGGTTTTCCCGCAGCATATAAGGTTCGGGATGTGTTTGGAAAGATCACAGCTGAATACGAAATCTAACAGTCTCTTACAGTAATAGTCAGAGGTCTCAAGTTTTCCAACACCGATACTTGAACTTTCTGGCACGAAATACTCGAATTTGTATTTCATTATACATTGTATTTCATTATACAACCGTGCTTTCAAAGGCTGCATGGCAGGCTTAGAGGCTGTTGAGGTCCCTCCAGAATAGATGGGTTAGGATGgggtagtagggtcaaaacgatatgaagcacgtacgcaattgcgtacgcggcttctctcgaggcgcttcgatggagcgtagcggctaggagcgtggtgaaaccgtcgctggcaccactcatcgctgcagtttgcgacggtcccaactcggtcccggctgcctccaccgcgccgtttcgagcgcgtgcgcaaatgcaccacaccacactcgtgattcatgtggTTTCGAACCGACTATAGTTAGCATTGTTTTGCTCTCTTTCGACAGATTACACATTCTGAATTATGGTTTGGAGGTTCAGTAGCTTTCAAATCAATATTCCAAACTTGAAAAACGTTCAATGACCCGATTACAGGGCGCCTTTTCTCGTTTATCCACTGCAGCACCGGAGGATATGGAAGCGGGAGCTGCCAGCACCATACCAGTTGGGAGACTAGCAAAACCAGAGGAGCTTGCTAACCTCGCCACTTATGTGTGCTCGGACTACGCCAGTTGGCTCAATGGAGCAGTACGTTTTCCGTTTTTAGCTTGCGGGCAACTTCCTGCTAATGTTGTTATTTGGAGACTGATATTCCTAGATTATTGACTTTGATGGAGGACAACAATTCCTGAATCACAACAGTTCATTCGGTTCACACCTTCACGAGATGAGCCCGAAGGACTGGGAAGAAATAGAGAACAATATCCGACAAAGAACCGGAAAAACGAAGAGCAAGATGTGATTGTATTTATTCAAAGTGTTatggaacaaataaaaatataattcaGTTTTACAAACCATGTGGAAAAGTCAGCGAAACAGTCATTTGCACATATTCACAGAAAATTAGAACACCGCTTTCAATGGCAGCAAAATCTGAAACGCTGAAAATTGGTGATCAGCGCCTGGGATATCTGTCTTCCATTTCAACAGCGCAAAGATCTGAAAACATATTGTCTTAGGTGATTATTG
This is a stretch of genomic DNA from Necator americanus strain Aroian chromosome II, whole genome shotgun sequence. It encodes these proteins:
- a CDS encoding hypothetical protein (NECATOR_CHRII.G5681.T1), yielding MACPTPEKFFKIVKSPALPVGTFKGALALVTGGGTGLGKAIATMFAQLGADVAIAARRTDVLAATASEIRTKTGGNCEGFRMDVKDPAIVSSSIDEITKRFGKLPSIIVNNAAGNFIMASERLSPNAVKAVVDIVLMGTLNVTTEVCKRAMKANQGCTVLSITTPYARHGGAFVLPSAVSKAGVENMTRSLASEWAKYGIRFNVIAPGPIPTKGAFSRLSTAAPEDMEAGAASTIPVGRLAKPEELANLATYVCSDYASWLNGAIIDFDGGQQFLNHNSSFGSHLHEMSPKDWEEIENNIRQRTGKTKSKM